One window of the Camelina sativa cultivar DH55 chromosome 1, Cs, whole genome shotgun sequence genome contains the following:
- the LOC104704590 gene encoding heterogeneous nuclear ribonucleoprotein 1-like, giving the protein MRDRHTGQPRGFGFITYADSSVVDKVIEDNHVINGKQVEIKRTIPKGAGGNQAKDIKTKKIFVGGIPSTVTEDELKDFFAKYGNVVEHQIIRDHETNRSRGFGFVIFDSEEVVDELLSKGNMIDMADTQVEIKKAEPKKSSNRSPPSYGSHPRGRSFNDNYGGYGGPYGGFDGGYGPPGPIRSHGGPTSRFAGGYGYGRGGPGSVGPEFGGGYGGYGSGNLGGYRSEPPLGYSSRFAPYGSGFGGEGYGSGGYGGGGYGRGGGEGYGGYGGPGYGGAFESGGPGGSYEGAGGPYGRGYSNSSRYHPYAR; this is encoded by the exons ATGCGTGATCGACATACTGGGCAACCTAGGGGTTTTGGTTTCATCACCTATGCCGATTCTTCTGTTGTTGATAAAGTCATTGAAGATAATCATGTCATCAATGGCAAACAG GTTGAGATCAAAAGGACTATTCCGAAAGGTGCTGGTGGCAATCAGGCCAAGGatatcaaaacaaagaagattttTGTTGGTGGCATACCCTCCACTGTTACAGAAG ATGAGCTTAAGGACTTCTTTGCCAAGTATGGGAACGTGGTGGAGCACCAGATTATTCGAGACCATGAAACAAACAGGTCCAGAGGTTTTGGTTTCGTGATTTTTGACAGCGAAGAAGTCGTAGATGAATTATTGTCCAAAGGAAACATGATCGATATGGCAGACACTCAG GTGGAGATCAAGAAAGCTGAACCAAAGAAATCTTCAAACCGTTCACCTCCTTCTTATGGTAGTCACCCTAGAGGTCGTTCTTTTAATGATAATTATGGCGGGTATGGTGGGCCTTACGGGGGTTTTGATGGAGGCTATGGTCCTCCAGGTCCCATTAGGTCACATGGAGGCCCTACCAGTAGGTTTGCTGGGGGATATGGGTATGGTCGTGGTGGACCTGGTAGTGTAGGCCCTGAATTTGGAGGAGGGTATGGTGGTTATGGGAGTGGTAATTTAGGAGGTTACCGGAGTGAACCACCCCTTGGCTATTCTAGTCGTTTTGCACCCTATGGGAGTGGGTTTGGTGGCGAGGGATATGGCAGTGGAGGTTATGGAGGTGGAGGTTATGGTCGTGGAGGAGGGGAAGGCTATGGGGGATATGGTGGGCCAGGTTACGGTGGTGCATTTGAATCTGGTGGCCCAGGTGGCAGTTATGAAGGAGCAGGTGGTCCATATGGGAGGGGTTATAGTAACAGTAGTCGATACCATCCGTATGCAAGATAG
- the LOC104777691 gene encoding uncharacterized protein LOC104777691 — protein MCCGRICMMCTCLVLVVIAIGFVFGFGVFKDGFHKIHDSVHLQCDPRFGCGAPLGRRGYGFPAPPGIN, from the coding sequence ATGTGTTGCGGAAGGATATGCATGATGTGCACGTGTTTGGTATTGGTGGTGATCGCGATTGGGTTTGTATTTGGATTCGGCGTTTTCAAGGATGGATTTCACAAGATCCACGACTCTGTTCATCTCCAATGCGATCCCAGATTTGGTTGCGGCGCTCCTCTTGGACGTCGCGGTTACGGTTTCCCAGCTCCGCCTGGTATTAACTAG
- the LOC104777616 gene encoding heterogeneous nuclear ribonucleoprotein A3 homolog 2 gives MGSRSRNDNFQSGDGASPGKIFIGGLHKDTTSTVFNKHFGKYGEITDSVIMRDRHTGQPRGFGFITYADSSVVDKVIEDNHVINGKQVEIKRTIPKGAGGNQSKDIKTKKIFVGGIPSTVTEDELKDFFAKYGNVVEHQIIRDHETNRSRGFGFVIFDSEDVVDELLSKGNMIDMADTQVEIKKAEPKKSSNRSPPSYGSHPRGRSFNDNYGGYGGPYGGFDGGYGPPGPIRSHGGPTSRFAGGYGYGRGGPGSVGPEFGGGYGGYGSGNLGGYRSEPPLGYSSRFAPYGSGFGGEGYGSGGYGGGGYGRGGGEGYGGYGGPGYGGAFESGGPGGSYEGAGGPYGRGYSNSSRYHPYAR, from the exons ATGGGTTCCAGATCTCGTAATGATAATTTCCAATCCGGCGATGGTGCGAGTCCTGG GAAAATATTCATCGGAGGATTGCACAAAGACACCACTAGTA CTGTGTTCAACAAGCACTTTGGCAAGTACGGGGAGATTACAGATTCTGTCATTATGCGTGATCGACATACTGGGCAACCTAGGGGTTTTGGTTTCATCACCTATGCTGATTCTTCTGTTGTTGATAAAGTCATTGAAGATAATCATGTCATCAATGGCAAACAG GTTGAGATCAAAAGGACTATTCCGAAAGGTGCTGGTGGCAATCAGTCCAAGGatatcaaaacaaagaagattttTGTTGGTGGTATACCCTCCACTGTTACAGAAG ATGAGCTCAAGGACTTCTTTGCCAAGTATGGGAACGTGGTGGAGCACCAGATTATCCGAGACCATGAAACAAACAGGTCCAGAGGTTTTGGTTTCGTGATTTTTGACAGCGAAGATGTTGTAGATGAATTATTGTCCAAAGGAAACATGATCGATATGGCAGACACTCAG GTGGAGATCAAGAAAGCTGAACCAAAGAAATCTTCAAACCGTTCACCTCCTTCTTATGGTAGTCACCCTAGAGGTCGTTCTTTTAACGATAATTATGGCGGGTATGGTGGACCTTACGGGGGTTTTGATGGAGGCTATGGTCCTCCAGGTCCCATTAGGTCACATGGAGGCCCTACCAGTAGGTTTGCTGGGGGATATGGGTATGGTCGTGGTGGACCTGGTAGTGTAGGCCCTGAATTTGGAGGAGGGTATGGTGGTTATGGGAGTGGTAATTTAGGAGGTTACCGGAGTGAACCACCCCTTGGCTATTCTAGTCGTTTTGCACCCTATGGGAGTGGGTTTGGTGGCGAGGGATATGGCAGTGGAGGTTATGGAGGTGGAGGTTATGGTCGTGGAGGAGGGGAAGGCTATGGGGGATATGGTGGGCCAGGTTACGGTGGTGCATTTGAATCTGGTGGCCCAGGTGGCAGTTATGAAGGAGCAGGTGGTCCATATGGGAGGGGTTATAGTAACAGTAGTCGATACCATCCGTATGCAAGATAG
- the LOC104777648 gene encoding uncharacterized protein LOC104777648, with product MLKQGFFRLSFGIQHRVFSIPWVKKSHSVPRILCSGEQRECYSSGLFKYVPKKSRKKPVVDCSDNKGRLDHSVLGSQLSGNNSEEAIDGTFLDLKDINVAGSYMNVVSSDDSDEELEERSYQVGSSWNKGSTTRQHKQAYDKVKVDMEEAEQAMSSKEACKTTQEAENSAIRYLGLRAYSAAELKKKLIGKKYPLEIVDRVINDFQIRGFINDSLYAESFARSRWSSLSWGPRRIKQALFKKGISNEDSETAIKMVFEKGQCKEGDEEEEAEPKHGLSKQAVDQLYVQASKRWLQGRDLPIETRKARVIRWLQYRGFNWGVVAQLLQRLESTRES from the exons ATGCTGAAACAAGGCTTTTTTAGGTTATCGTTTGGCATTCAACATCGCGTCTTCTCTATTCCATG GGTGAAGAAGAGTCACTCTGTGCCGAGAATCTTGTGTTCTGGAGAGCAGCGGGAATGCTATTCTTCGGGACTGTTTAAGTATGTTCCAAAGAAATCTCGCAAGAAGCCTGTTGTTGATTGTTCTGATAATAAAGGTAGATTGGATCATAGTGTTTTGGGATCTCAACTGAGTGGTAACAACAGTGAAGAGGCTATAGATGGTACCTTTTTGGATCTCAAGGATATAAACGTTGCTGGAAGTTACATGAATGTTGTGTCTAGTGATGACTCTGATGAAG AGTTGGAAGAAAGGAGCTACCAAGTTGGCTCTAGTTGGAATAAAGGATCAACGACCAGACAACACAAACAAGCTTATGATAAAGTCAAAGTAGATATGGAGGAAGCTGAGCAGGCTATGAGTAGCAAAGAAGCCTGCAAAACCACGCAAGAGGCAGAGAACAGCGCCATTCGCTATCTCGGTTTAAG AGCATATTCAGCAGctgagctgaagaagaagcttattGGAAAGAAATATCCTCTTGAAATTGTTGACAGAGTGATCAATGATTTTCAGATTCG AGGTTTTATCAATGATAGCTTGTACGCTGAGTCATTTGCTCGATCTAGATGGTCTTCTTTAAGTTGGGGACCAAGGCGGATCAAGCAA GCATTGTTTAAGAAAGGCATAAGCAATGAAGACTCGGAAACGGCCATAAAGATGGTTTTTGAGAAAGGCCAATGcaaggaaggagatgaagaagaagaagcagaaccaAAGCATGGGCTGTCCAAGCAAGCAGTGGATCAGCTTTATGTTCAGGCATCGAAGCGGTGGCTCCAAGGCCGAGACTTGCCTATAGAAACTCGTAAAGCTAGAGTCATCCGGTGGCTTCAATACCGGGGATTTAACTGGGGTGTCGTTGCCCAGCTTCTGCAGCGGTTAGAGTCTACTCGTGAGTCGTGA
- the LOC104777641 gene encoding heterogeneous nuclear ribonucleoprotein 1-like translates to MGSRSRNDNFQSGDGASPGKIFIGGLHKDTTTTVFNKHFGKYGEITDSVIMRDRHTGQPRGFGFITYADSSVVDKVIEDNHVINGKQVEIKRTIPKGAGGNQAKDIKTKKIFVGGIPSTVTEDELKDFFAKYGNVVEHQIIRDHETNRSRGFGFVIFDSEEVVDELLSKGNMIDMADTQVSLYKWCLELWWYMKLFISWFHFEFFCLFISL, encoded by the exons ATGGGTTCCAGATCTCGTAATGATAATTTCCAATCCGGCGATGGTGCTAGTCCAGG GAAAATATTCATCGGAGGTTTGCACAAAGACACCACTACTA CTGTGTTCAACAAGCACTTTGGCAAGTACGGGGAGATTACAGATTCTGTCATTATGCGTGATCGACATACTGGGCAACCTAGGGGTTTTGGTTTCATCACCTATGCCGATTCTTCTGTTGTTGATAAAGTCATTGAAGATAATCATGTCATCAATGGCAAACAG GTTGAGATCAAAAGGACTATTCCGAAAGGTGCTGGTGGCAATCAGGCCAAGGatatcaaaacaaagaagattttTGTTGGTGGCATACCCTCCACTGTTACAGAAG ATGAGCTTAAGGACTTCTTTGCCAAGTATGGGAACGTGGTGGAGCACCAGATTATTCGAGACCATGAAACAAACAGGTCCAGAGGTTTTGGTTTCGTGATTTTTGACAGCGAAGAAGTCGTAGATGAATTATTGTCCAAAGGAAACATGATCGATATGGCAGACACTCAGGTAAGCTTGTACAAATGGTGCCTAGAATTGTGGTGGTACATGAAGTTATTTATATCTTGGtttcattttgaatttttctgCTTGTTCATTTCGTTATAA
- the LOC104765105 gene encoding DNA damage-inducible protein 1: MRITVMTAGEQIISLDVDSNETVENVKALLEVESNVPIQQQQLLYNGNEMGNSDKLSALGVKDDDLLMMMVSTNSSSGGAAPATGSDLGMNPDGSALNPAAFQQHVRGDSNLMGQLFQTDPELAQVISGSDLNKLQDVLRARHRQRSVLQRQKEEELALLYADPFDVEAQKKIEAAIRQKGIDENWEAALEHNPEGFARVIMLYVDMEVNGVPLKAFVDSGAQSTIISKSCAERCGLLRLMDQRYKGIAHGVGQSEILGRIHVAPIKIGNNFYPCSFVVLDSPNMEFLFGLDMLRKHQCTIDLKENVMTVGGGEVSVPFLQEKDIPSRFLDEERVLNEASGSGATVPSGFTEKKNNTVANPTSQQPKRQNTSEGPEFEAKIAKLVELGFSREAVIQALRLFEGNEEQAAGFLFGG; encoded by the exons ATGAGGATCACTGTTATGACCGCCGGTGAACAAATCATCTCTCTTGATGTCGATTCTAATGAAACC GTTGAGAATGTTAAAGCCTTGCTCGAAGTTGAG TCCAATGTTCCgattcagcagcagcagctgtTGTATAATGGAAACGAGATGGGGAATTCCGATAAATTGAGTGCCTTGGGTGTTAAGGATGATGATTTATTAATGATGATGGTTTCCACCAATTCCTCATCTGG TGGTGCTGCACCAGCAACAGGGAGTGATTTGGGCATGAATCCTGATGGGTCAGCTTTGAACCCTGCAGCCTTTCAACAACACGTTAGGGGTGATTCTAATCTTATGGGACAGCTATTTCAG ACAGATCCCGAGCTTGCACAAGTGATTTCTGGAAGTGATTTGAATAAGTTACAAGATGTGTTACGTGCACGGCATCGTCAGCGATCTGTTTTACAGCGTCAAAAGGAAGAGGAACTC GCCCTTCTCTATGCTGATCCTTTTGATGTTGAAGCTCAGAAGAAAATCGAAGCTGCAATTCGACAG AAAGGAATTGATGAGAACTGGGAAGCTGCCCTTGAACATAATCCTGAAGGTTTTGCTCGGGTG ATAATGCTTTATGTGGATATGGAGGTCAATGGCGTACCTTTGAAG GCATTTGTTGATAGTGGTGCACAGTCGACAATTATATCCAAGAGTTGTGCTGAGAGATGCGG ATTGCTGAGACTAATGGATCAGCGCTATAAAGGTATTGCTCATGGTGTTGGCCAGTCAGAGATATTAGGCCGCATTCATGTTGCTCCAATAAAG ATTGGGAATAACTTTTACCCATGTTCATTCGTGGTGCTGGACTCACCTAACATGGAATTCCTATTTGGCCTGGATATGCTGCGTAAGCATCAG TGCACTATAGATTTGAAGGAAAACGTCATGACTGTTGGAGGAGGAGAGGTCTCTGTTCCCTTTTTGCAAG AGAAAGACATCCCTTCCCGATTTCTTGATGAAGAACGTGTTCTTAACGAAGCATCTGGCTCTGGAGCAACG GTTCCCTCTGGGtttacagagaagaagaataacacGGTTGCAAACCCAACGAGTCAACAACCTAAAAGGCAGAACACATCAGAG GGACCTGAATTTGAAGCAAAGATTGCAAAGCTTGTGGAGTTAGGCTTCTCCCGCGAAGCAGTGATTCAAGCTCTCAGATTGTTTGAAGGAAACGAAGAACAAGCCGCTGGCTTTCTCTTTGGAGGCTGA
- the LOC104777658 gene encoding uncharacterized protein LOC104777658, whose protein sequence is MFNQSSSVSLIYVVEIANTTQNVDVTWSKTISSHSLTIKTNNPTDEQQNHHQQQQVKIDLSGSSFWAKKGLKSLEANGTRVDVYWDFRQAKFSNFPEPSSGFYVSLVSQNAVVLTIGDLKMEALNRTKKKPSATEAALVSKLEHVHGKRVFYTRTAFGGGESRRENEVVIETSLSGPNDPEMWITVDGVSAIRIMNLNWRFRGNEVVTVSDGVSVEIFWDVHDWLFETSGSSSGLFVFKPKAGFESRSLSYNGGYVDGDGDGDVEGDVNDLEDDSSPKYCHVLYAVKV, encoded by the coding sequence ATGTTTAATCAGTCCAGCTCTGTCTCGTTAATCTACGTAGTTGAAATCGCCAATACAACGCAAAACGTAGACGTCACTTGGTCTAAAACCATCTCTTCACATTCCTTAACCATCAAAACCAATAATCCCACTGACGAACAacagaatcatcatcaacaacagcaGGTGAAGATAGATCTTTCAGGTTCTTCGTTTTGGGCTAAAAAGGGTCTCAAGAGCCTAGAAGCTAACGGGACAAGGGTTGACGTATACTGGGATTTTCGTCAAGCCAAATTCTCCAACTTCCCTGAACCTTCATCTGGCTTCTACGTCTCCCTCGTATCCCAAAACGCCGTGGTTTTAACGATCGGTGATCTAAAGATGGAAGCTTTGAataggacgaagaagaagccttCAGCCACAGAAGCTGCCTTGGTCTCTAAGCTAGAACACGTCCACGGGAAACGTGTTTTCTACACGCGCACGGCGTTTGGAGGTGGGGAGTCGCGGCGGGAGAATGAGGTGGTGATCGAGACATCTCTCTCGGGTCCTAATGATCCAGAGATGTGGATCACGGTTGACGGTGTGTCGGCGATTAGGATCATGAATTTGAATTGGAGATTTAGAGGAAACGAGGTTGTGACCGTGAGTGATGGTGTTTCTGTGGAGATCTTTTGGGACGTTCATGATTGGTTGTTCGAAACCTCTGGCTCGTCTAGTGGGTTGTTCGTGTTCAAGCCTAAAGCAGGATTCGAGTCTAGAAGTCTTAGCTATAATGGTGGCTATGTTGATGGAGATGGTGACGGTGATGTTGAGGGTGATGTTAATGATCTGGAGGATGATTCGTCTCCCAAGTATTGTCATGTTCTTTATGCCGTCAAAGTTTGA
- the LOC104777666 gene encoding RNA-binding protein pno1, whose product MAESTQMEVETATQTAPLPAKPTFKPLKAHEMSDGKVQFRKISVPPNRYSPLKKAWLDIYTPIYDQMKVDIRMNLKARKVELKTRADTPDISNLQKSADFVHAFMLGFDIPDAISLLRMDELYVESFEIKDVKTLKGEHLSRAIGRLSGKGGKTKFAIENSTKTRIVIADTRIHILGAFTNIKVARSSLCSLIMGSPAGKVYSKLRSVSARLNE is encoded by the coding sequence ATGGCAGAGTCTACTCAGATGGAAGTTGAGACAGCAACACAAACGGCGCCGCTACCGGCTAAACCAACCTTCAAGCCTTTGAAAGCTCATGAAATGTCTGATGGTAAAGTCCAATTCAGGAAAATATCAGTCCCACCAAACAGATACTCGCCTCTCAAGAAAGCATGGTTAGATATCTACACACCCATTTACGATCAGATGAAGGTTGACATTAGGATGAATCTCAAAGCCCGCAAAGTCGAGCTTAAAACCCGAGCTGACACTCCTGACATCAGTAATCTCCAGAAGTCTGCTGATTTTGTACACGCTTTTATGCTTGGTTTTGATATCCCTGATGCTATCTCTCTTCTGAGGATGGACGAGCTGTATGTTGAGTCGTTTGAGATTAAGGATGTCAAGACTCTGAAAGGAGAGCACTTGTCTCGGGCCATTGGTAGATTGTCTGGTAAAGGAGGGAAGACAAAGTTTGCTATTGAGAACTCGACCAAGACTAGGATTGTGATTGCTGACACTAGGATTCATATCTTGGGAGCTTTCACTAATATTAAAGTCGCAAGGAGTTCACTTTGCAGTCTTATTATGGGATCTCCAGCAGGGAAAGTTTACTCGAAGCTCAGATCTGTCTCTGCTAGATTAAACGAATAG
- the LOC104704597 gene encoding uncharacterized protein LOC104704597, whose amino-acid sequence MGKRKVRRFAAMNSTGRRVKLDLFAEPSGDLGGSDVRDGVEREQQTEPNELPNSPSSSGQKTENPLLLLGQYSDDEVEEDATAVSFLANKKEQVDGLIQEGDKDTNVGSGADTTMQMADQQQTGEDSSALEFRVEGETGFDTVTNSTILDGLNKQTVPSVQASGSVSLEHHAPTDVTSQWKMILHEESNQYYYWNTETGETSWEIPAVLTQTASVYGTGYNESGPMVTDVSTLISGVEPSYLLPVQTSFTGTDCSTFPTVAPDERNKSEDLYVKSLRTDGHQVECRTDSVINTQLCQDDLARPENSDHVHTNFDTETTTDLPSRLLSQSEGLLEKLRSLKRSRGNFHSNEQISKYILEVEVRHSDVKALILDSSPLLSFWLHNIDMDVDMEVEESVPVSYVQVIDASDGKMVRTEPSNLQTDVPPPPGDEWIPPPPSESEDVPLPPPDSYSEPIPPPPENGDVPPSLSSDSLGVPYSVPQSYMQQSSDYATQYSLSYPESNYQYIGNAVALDPNTQFYGHGHVDGSQVSVPQSTYYYETVPGTSEVAPAAASASEAYYNYNGAAPLFPVISSVQSSLHHSGVASANYNIPSNSSTVAVPSSRSSDSAEIASLGTASQSTDVTGGSSLLAKAQTKVKRPKKRTVGATTSTLRSNKKVSSLVDKWKAAKEELNDSEEEEDDYGILDRKRQREIEEWKSRQIASGEAKDNANFQPIVGDWREKVKRKKERAEKSQKKERAEKSQNKSDEKSQKKADEKQQKPDLTKLSTNLPSGWQVNYVVTILLVFVLYIETRSR is encoded by the exons ATGGGGAAGAGAAAAGTGCGTCGTTTCGCCGCCATGAATAGCACCGGCCGTCGTGTCAAGCTTGATCTCTTTGCGGAACCCTCTG gaGATTTGGGTGGCTCAGATGTGCGTGATGGAGTTGAGCGGGAACAACAAACAGAGCCTAATGAGTTACCCaattcaccttcttcttcag gTCAGAAAACAGAAAACCCTTTGCTTTTACTTGGGCAGTACAGTGATGATGAGGTGGAAGAAGATGCCACTGCAGTTAGTTTCTTAGCCAATAAAAAAGAGCAG GTTGATGGATTAATTCAAGAAGGAGACAAAGATACAAATGTTGGATCAGGTGCAGACACCACTATGCAGATGGCTGACCAACAGCAGACAGGGGAGGATTCTTCTGCACTTGAGTTTAGAGTTGAAGGAGAAACTGGTTTTGACACAGTGACTAACTCAACAATCTTGGATGGATTAAACAAGCAGACAGTTCCCTCAGTTCAAGCATCTGGCAGCGTGTCTTTGGAGCACCATGCTCCCACAGATGTTACTTCGCAGTGGAAGATGATTTTGCATGAGGAGAGCAATCAGTATTACTACTGGAATACAGAAACTGGGGAAACTTCGTGGGAAATTCCTGCAGTTTTGACTCAAACTGCCAGTGTATATGGGACAGGCTACAATGAGTCTGGGCCCATGGTTACAGATGTGTCCACCTTGATTTCTGGTGTTGAACCAAGCTATTTGCTACCCGTGCAAACTAGTTTCACAGGAACTGACTGTTCGACTTTTCCAACTGTTGCGCCggatgagagaaacaaaagtgaaGATCTATATGTCAAGAGTTTAAGAACTGATGGTCATCAGGTTGAATGTCGGACAGACTCTGTTATTAATACCCAACTATGTCAGGACGACCTTGCGAGGCCAGAAAATTCAGATCATGTGCATACTAACTTTGATACAGAAACGACTACTGACCTCCCATCTCGCTTGTTGAGTCAAAGCGAAGGCTTACTGGAGAAGCTGAGGTCTCTGAAGAG GTCGCGTGGCAACTTTCACAGCAATGAGCAGATATCAAAGTACATTCTAGAGGTTGAAGTCAGACATTCTGATGTAAAGGCGCTCATATTGGATTCCTCacctttactttctttttggcTTCACA ATATTGACATGGATGTTGATATGGAGGTTGAAGAATCAGTCCCAGTGTCTTATGTTCAAGTGATAGATGCTTCTGATGGTAAGATGGTCAGAACAGAGCCATCAAACCTTCAAACAGATGTTCCACCACCTCCCGGTGACGAATGGATTCCGCCGCCGCCGTCTGAGAGTGAAGATGTTCCTCTACCGCCACCAGACAGTTATAGTGAACCAATTCCTCCACCACCTGAAAATGGCGATGTTCCTCCATCTTTATCCAGTGACTCTCTGGGAGTTCCCTACAGCGTACCTCAATCTTATATGCAGCAATCTTCTGATTATGCGACACAATACAGCTTATCCTATCCAGAATCCAATTATCAATATATTGGCAATGCTGTTGCTCTAGATCCCAACACTCAGTTCTATGGCCATGGCCATGTTGACGGATCGCAAGTTTCTGTTCCCCAGTCGACATATTATTACGAAACTGTTCCTGGTACTAGTGAAGTAGCTCCTGCAGCTGCCAGTGCCAGTGAAGCTTATTACAATTACAATGGTGCAGCTCCGCTGTTTCCTGTCATTAGCTCTGTGCAGTCATCGCTGCATCACAGTGGAGTTGCTTCTGCTAATTACAACATTCCAAGCAATTCTTCTACAGTTGCAGTGCCTAGTTCAAGATCCAGCGACTCCGCTGAGATTGCATCTTTGGGAACTGCTTCTCAATCCACAGACGTTACAGGTGGATCGTCTCTGTTAGCAAAAGCTCAAACCAAAG TGAAAAGGCCTAAAAAGCGGACAGTGGGTGCTACTACATCCACATTGAGGTCAAATAAAAAGGTTTCGAGTTTGGTTGACAAG TGGAAAGCTGCGAAAGAGGAGCTAAACgatagtgaagaagaagaagatgattacgGAATCCTTGATAGAAAAAGACAACGAGAAATCGAAGAATGGAAATCCCGACAAATTGCGAGTGGAGAGGCTAAGGACAACGCAAATTTCCAACCCATCGTTGGCGACTG GCGAGAGAAAGTGAAACGGAAGAAAGAACGAGCCGAGAAGTCTCAGAAGAAAGAACGAGCTGAGAAGTCTCAGAACAAATCTGACGAGAAGTCTCAGAAGAAAGCTGACGAGAAGCAGCAAAAACCTGATCTAACCAAACTCTCCACAAATCTTCCCTCTGGATGGCAGGTTAATTATGTTGTCACCATTTTACtagtgtttgttttgtatatagaaACGCGCAGTCGCTAA